The Strix aluco isolate bStrAlu1 chromosome 19, bStrAlu1.hap1, whole genome shotgun sequence genome contains a region encoding:
- the RPS6KB1 gene encoding ribosomal protein S6 kinase beta-1 isoform X1, with product MAGVFDIDLDQPEDAGSDEELEEGGQLSESMDHGGVGQYDLGMEHCEKFEISETSVNRGPEKIRPECFELLRVLGKGGYGKVFQVRKVTGANTGKIFAMKVLKKAMIVRNAKDTAHTKAERNILEEVKHPFIVDLIYAFQTGGKLYLILEYLSGGELFMQLEREGIFMEDTACFYLAEISMALGHLHQKGIIYRDLKPENIMLNHQGHVKLTDFGLCKESIHDGTVTHTFCGTIEYMAPEILMRSGHNRAVDWWSLGALMYDMLTGAPPFTGENRKKTIDKILKCKLNLPPYLTQEARDLLKKLLKRNAASRLGAGPGDAGEVQAHPFFRHINWDELLARKVEPPFKPLLQSEEDVSQFDSKFTRQTPVDSPDDSTLSESANQVFLGFTYVAPSVLESVKEKFSFEPKIRSPRRFIGSPRTPVSPVKFSPGEFWGRGASASASNTQTPVEYPMETSGIEQMDVTVCGEASAPLPIRQPNSGPYKKQAFPMISKRPEHLRMNL from the exons ATGGCGGGCGTGTTCGACATCGACCTGGACCAGCCTGAGGACGCGGGTTCGGacgaggagctggaggagggg GGTCAATTAAGTGAGAGCATGGACCATGGAGGAGTTGGCCAATATGACCT TGGCATGGAACATTGTGAAAAATTTGAGATTTCAGAGACTAGTGTAAACAGAGGTCCAGAAAAGATCCGACCAGAGTGCTTTGAGTTACTACGCGTGCTTGGCAAAGGTGGCTATGGAAAG GTATTTCAAGTACGAAAAGTAACCGGAGCAAACACTGGGAAAATATTTGCCATGAAAGTTCTTAAAAAG GCAATGATTGTAAGGAATGCAAAGGATACAGCTCATACAAAAGCAGAGCGGAATATACTGGAGGAAGTGAAACATCCCTTCATCGTAGACTTAATTTATGCCTTTCAGACTGGTGGAAAACTCTACCTCATCCTTGAGTATCTCAGTG GAGGAGAACTATTTATGCAGTTAGAGAGAGAAGGGATATTTATGGAAGACACAGCTTG CTTTTACTTGGCAGAAATCTCAATGGCACTGGGGCACTTGCATCAAAAAGGAATCATCTATCGTGATCTGAAGCCAGAAAATATCATGCTTAATCATCAAG gTCATGTAAAATTGACTGACTTCGGATTATGTAAAGAATCTATTCACGATGGAACAGTCACACACACATTCTGTGGAACAATTGAATACAT GGCCCCTGAAATCTTGATGAGGAGTGGGCATAATCGTGCTGTGGACTGGTGGAGTTTGGGGGCATTAATGTATGACATGCTGACTGGAGCA CCTCCTTTCACTggggagaacagaaagaaaacaattgaCAAGATTCTCAAGTGTAAACTCAACTTGCCTCCCTACCTCACACAAGAAGCCAGAGATCTGCTTAAAAAG CTGctaaaaagaaatgctgcctCACGTCTAGGAGCTGGTCCTGGAGATGCTGGAGAAGTTCAG GCTCACCCGTTCTTCAGACACATTAACTGGGATGAGCTGTTGGCACGAAAGGTGGAACCTCCTTTTAAACCCTTATTG CAATCTGAAGAGGATGTGAGCCAGTTTGATTCAAAGTTTACACGTCAGACACCTGTTGATAGCCCAGATGACTCTACTCTCAGTGAAAGTGCCAACCAGGTCTTTCTG GGTTTTACATATGTGGCTCCATCTGTACTTGAAAGCGTAAAagagaaattttcttttgaacCAAAAATTCGATCACCTCGCAGATTCATAGGTAGCCCTAGGACACCAGtcag ccCTGTAAAGTTTTCCCCTGGGGAATTCTGGGGAAGAGGTGCTTCTGCCAGCGCATCAAATACTCAGACACCTGTGGAATATCCAATGGAGACAAGTGGAATAGAACAAATGGATGTGACAGTCTGTGGAGAGGCCTCAGCACCACTTCCAATCCGGCAACCAAACTCTGGGCCATATAAAAAACAAGCTTTTCCCATGATTTCCAAACGACCAGAGCACTTGCGCATGAATCTATGA
- the RPS6KB1 gene encoding ribosomal protein S6 kinase beta-1 isoform X2 codes for MAGVFDIDLDQPEDAGSDEELEEGGQLSESMDHGGVGQYDLGMEHCEKFEISETSVNRGPEKIRPECFELLRVLGKGGYGKVFQVRKVTGANTGKIFAMKVLKKAMIVRNAKDTAHTKAERNILEEVKHPFIVDLIYAFQTGGKLYLILEYLSGGELFMQLEREGIFMEDTACFYLAEISMALGHLHQKGIIYRDLKPENIMLNHQGHVKLTDFGLCKESIHDGTVTHTFCGTIEYMAPEILMRSGHNRAVDWWSLGALMYDMLTGAPPFTGENRKKTIDKILKCKLNLPPYLTQEARDLLKKLLKRNAASRLGAGPGDAGEVQQSEEDVSQFDSKFTRQTPVDSPDDSTLSESANQVFLGFTYVAPSVLESVKEKFSFEPKIRSPRRFIGSPRTPVSPVKFSPGEFWGRGASASASNTQTPVEYPMETSGIEQMDVTVCGEASAPLPIRQPNSGPYKKQAFPMISKRPEHLRMNL; via the exons ATGGCGGGCGTGTTCGACATCGACCTGGACCAGCCTGAGGACGCGGGTTCGGacgaggagctggaggagggg GGTCAATTAAGTGAGAGCATGGACCATGGAGGAGTTGGCCAATATGACCT TGGCATGGAACATTGTGAAAAATTTGAGATTTCAGAGACTAGTGTAAACAGAGGTCCAGAAAAGATCCGACCAGAGTGCTTTGAGTTACTACGCGTGCTTGGCAAAGGTGGCTATGGAAAG GTATTTCAAGTACGAAAAGTAACCGGAGCAAACACTGGGAAAATATTTGCCATGAAAGTTCTTAAAAAG GCAATGATTGTAAGGAATGCAAAGGATACAGCTCATACAAAAGCAGAGCGGAATATACTGGAGGAAGTGAAACATCCCTTCATCGTAGACTTAATTTATGCCTTTCAGACTGGTGGAAAACTCTACCTCATCCTTGAGTATCTCAGTG GAGGAGAACTATTTATGCAGTTAGAGAGAGAAGGGATATTTATGGAAGACACAGCTTG CTTTTACTTGGCAGAAATCTCAATGGCACTGGGGCACTTGCATCAAAAAGGAATCATCTATCGTGATCTGAAGCCAGAAAATATCATGCTTAATCATCAAG gTCATGTAAAATTGACTGACTTCGGATTATGTAAAGAATCTATTCACGATGGAACAGTCACACACACATTCTGTGGAACAATTGAATACAT GGCCCCTGAAATCTTGATGAGGAGTGGGCATAATCGTGCTGTGGACTGGTGGAGTTTGGGGGCATTAATGTATGACATGCTGACTGGAGCA CCTCCTTTCACTggggagaacagaaagaaaacaattgaCAAGATTCTCAAGTGTAAACTCAACTTGCCTCCCTACCTCACACAAGAAGCCAGAGATCTGCTTAAAAAG CTGctaaaaagaaatgctgcctCACGTCTAGGAGCTGGTCCTGGAGATGCTGGAGAAGTTCAG CAATCTGAAGAGGATGTGAGCCAGTTTGATTCAAAGTTTACACGTCAGACACCTGTTGATAGCCCAGATGACTCTACTCTCAGTGAAAGTGCCAACCAGGTCTTTCTG GGTTTTACATATGTGGCTCCATCTGTACTTGAAAGCGTAAAagagaaattttcttttgaacCAAAAATTCGATCACCTCGCAGATTCATAGGTAGCCCTAGGACACCAGtcag ccCTGTAAAGTTTTCCCCTGGGGAATTCTGGGGAAGAGGTGCTTCTGCCAGCGCATCAAATACTCAGACACCTGTGGAATATCCAATGGAGACAAGTGGAATAGAACAAATGGATGTGACAGTCTGTGGAGAGGCCTCAGCACCACTTCCAATCCGGCAACCAAACTCTGGGCCATATAAAAAACAAGCTTTTCCCATGATTTCCAAACGACCAGAGCACTTGCGCATGAATCTATGA
- the RPS6KB1 gene encoding ribosomal protein S6 kinase beta-1 isoform X3 → MKVLKKAMIVRNAKDTAHTKAERNILEEVKHPFIVDLIYAFQTGGKLYLILEYLSGGELFMQLEREGIFMEDTACFYLAEISMALGHLHQKGIIYRDLKPENIMLNHQGHVKLTDFGLCKESIHDGTVTHTFCGTIEYMAPEILMRSGHNRAVDWWSLGALMYDMLTGAPPFTGENRKKTIDKILKCKLNLPPYLTQEARDLLKKLLKRNAASRLGAGPGDAGEVQAHPFFRHINWDELLARKVEPPFKPLLQSEEDVSQFDSKFTRQTPVDSPDDSTLSESANQVFLGFTYVAPSVLESVKEKFSFEPKIRSPRRFIGSPRTPVSPVKFSPGEFWGRGASASASNTQTPVEYPMETSGIEQMDVTVCGEASAPLPIRQPNSGPYKKQAFPMISKRPEHLRMNL, encoded by the exons ATGAAAGTTCTTAAAAAG GCAATGATTGTAAGGAATGCAAAGGATACAGCTCATACAAAAGCAGAGCGGAATATACTGGAGGAAGTGAAACATCCCTTCATCGTAGACTTAATTTATGCCTTTCAGACTGGTGGAAAACTCTACCTCATCCTTGAGTATCTCAGTG GAGGAGAACTATTTATGCAGTTAGAGAGAGAAGGGATATTTATGGAAGACACAGCTTG CTTTTACTTGGCAGAAATCTCAATGGCACTGGGGCACTTGCATCAAAAAGGAATCATCTATCGTGATCTGAAGCCAGAAAATATCATGCTTAATCATCAAG gTCATGTAAAATTGACTGACTTCGGATTATGTAAAGAATCTATTCACGATGGAACAGTCACACACACATTCTGTGGAACAATTGAATACAT GGCCCCTGAAATCTTGATGAGGAGTGGGCATAATCGTGCTGTGGACTGGTGGAGTTTGGGGGCATTAATGTATGACATGCTGACTGGAGCA CCTCCTTTCACTggggagaacagaaagaaaacaattgaCAAGATTCTCAAGTGTAAACTCAACTTGCCTCCCTACCTCACACAAGAAGCCAGAGATCTGCTTAAAAAG CTGctaaaaagaaatgctgcctCACGTCTAGGAGCTGGTCCTGGAGATGCTGGAGAAGTTCAG GCTCACCCGTTCTTCAGACACATTAACTGGGATGAGCTGTTGGCACGAAAGGTGGAACCTCCTTTTAAACCCTTATTG CAATCTGAAGAGGATGTGAGCCAGTTTGATTCAAAGTTTACACGTCAGACACCTGTTGATAGCCCAGATGACTCTACTCTCAGTGAAAGTGCCAACCAGGTCTTTCTG GGTTTTACATATGTGGCTCCATCTGTACTTGAAAGCGTAAAagagaaattttcttttgaacCAAAAATTCGATCACCTCGCAGATTCATAGGTAGCCCTAGGACACCAGtcag ccCTGTAAAGTTTTCCCCTGGGGAATTCTGGGGAAGAGGTGCTTCTGCCAGCGCATCAAATACTCAGACACCTGTGGAATATCCAATGGAGACAAGTGGAATAGAACAAATGGATGTGACAGTCTGTGGAGAGGCCTCAGCACCACTTCCAATCCGGCAACCAAACTCTGGGCCATATAAAAAACAAGCTTTTCCCATGATTTCCAAACGACCAGAGCACTTGCGCATGAATCTATGA
- the RNFT1 gene encoding LOW QUALITY PROTEIN: E3 ubiquitin-protein ligase RNFT1 (The sequence of the model RefSeq protein was modified relative to this genomic sequence to represent the inferred CDS: inserted 1 base in 1 codon) encodes MRRQNSKNLDQXKNPTMQPNCSHLHNIQGSGDDSSSSPSAHAARLSGESSCHHSGDVRIQLNSAVGEARENASSRPSRPSSQSHSHGHAHSEAGGLDDSTPDSEEHSSTSLSELRYLLQWLHKSLPYILILCVKLIMQHIIGISLGIGLLTTYMYANKSIVNQVFLRERCSKLQCAWLLVYLTGSSLLLYYTFHSQSLYYSLIFLNPTVDFMNFWEVLWIVGVTDFILKFLFMGFKCFILLVPSFMMSFKSKGYWYMLLEELCQYYRMFVPIPVWFRYLIGNGELDSVLGWSLGILLGLLYFILKLLSFFGRLRNFRQVLRIFCTRPHYGVTASKRQCSESDDICSICQAEFQKPILLICQHTFCEECISLWFNREKTCPLCRTVISDHVNKWKDGATSMHLQIF; translated from the exons ATGAG GAGACAAAATAGCAAGAATCTggacc aaaaaaaccctaccatgCAACCAAATTGCAGTCATCTCCACAACATCCAAGGGAGTGGTGATGACTCTTCATCTTCTCCGAGCGCCCACGCAGCGAGGTTGTCAGGAGAGAGCTCGTGCCATCACAGCGGAGATGTTCGCATACAGCTGAACTCTGCCGTGGGAGAAGCCAGAGAAAACGCGAGTTCCCGGCCCTCGAGGCCAAGTTCCCAAAGTCACTCACACGGACATGCCCACAGCGAAGCAGGGGGGCTCGATGACTCCACTCCAGACTCAGAGGAACACAGCAGCACCTCCCTCTCAGAGCTCAGATACCTCCTCCAGTGGCTGCACAAAAGTCTGCCGTATATCTTGATTCTGTGTGTCAAATTGATCATGCAGCATATAATTG GCATTTCTCTTGGAATTGGGCTGCTAACAACTTACATGTATGCAAACAAAAGCATAGTAAATCAGGTTTTTCTAAGA GAACGGTGCTCCAAGTTGCAATGTGCTTGGTTACTAGTATACCTAACTGGATCATCTCTCCTCCTGTATTACACCTTTCATTCTCAATCACTGTATTACAG CTTAATCTTCTTAAACCCTACTGTGGATTTTATGAACTTCTGGGAGGTACTTTGGATTGTGGGAGTCACAGACTTTATTCTGAAATTCCTCTTCATGGGCTTCAAGTGCTTTATTCTCTTGGTGCCTTCTTTTATGATGTCCTTTAAATCCAAG GGCTACTGGTACATGCTGTTAGAAGAACTCTGCCAGTATTACCGTATGTTTGTCCCCATACCAGTTTGGTTCCGTTATCTTATTGGCAATGGGGAGCTGGACAGTGTACTAGGATGGAGCCTTGGGATATTGCTGGGCCTTCTCTACTTCATCCTAAAA CTTTTGAGCTTTTTTGGACGGTTGAGAAACTTCAGGCAGGTCTTACGGATATTTTGCACACGACCA CACTACGGGGTGACAGCTAGCAAGAGACAGTGTTCCGAATCGGATGATATCTGTTCAATCTGCCAAGCTGAATTTCAGAAGCCTATTCTGCTTATCTGTCAG CACACATTTTGTGAAGAATGCATCTCTTTATGGTTTAATAGAGAAAAAACGTGTCCACTCTGCAGAACTGTTATTTCAGACCATGTTAACAAGTGGAAGGATGGAGCTACATCTATGCATCTACAGATTTTCTAA